The Struthio camelus isolate bStrCam1 chromosome 17, bStrCam1.hap1, whole genome shotgun sequence genome window below encodes:
- the MRPL40 gene encoding large ribosomal subunit protein mL40 isoform X1, with amino-acid sequence MLAAAGRRLGGAWAAPGGVRLSSWLPQLVQFRGSHWQTSLLAFKASLPMRVQPKKKKKVDIKREQAQKDRMKKKIRKLEKAAPEMIPIEDFITPPKYSDSSRVRSLPPLSFEETERRVLLMKKWSLYKQKQDEAEKKAIQTLVAAQQEALKELRLESEELYQAAIRRDDGLFPFERDGPSYTPPLPGYDPPEGKCIDITKVYTQ; translated from the exons ATgttggcggcggcgggccggcggctcggcggggcctgggcagcgcccggcggcgTCCGGCTCAG TTCATGGCTGCCCCAGCTGGTTCAGTTTCGAGGAAGTCACTGGCAGACTTCGTTGCTGGCGTTTAAGGCATCTCTCCCCATGAG AGTACAacccaagaagaagaagaaagtagaTATAAAGAGAGAGCAAGCACAGAAGGATCGTATGAAGAAGAAGATAAGAAAATTGGAAAAAGCTGCCCCAGAAATGATTCCGATTGAGGATTTTATAACACCACCTAAATACTCGGATAGCAGCAG AGTGCGAAGTCTCCCTCCTCTGTCTTTTGAGGAGACTGAAAGAAGAGTTCTACTTATGAAAAAGTGGTCTCTGTATAAGCAGAAACAAGACGAGGCGGAGAAGAAAGCGATTCAGACTCTTGTAGCGGCTCAACAAGAGGCGTTAAAGGAACTGCGCCTTGAATCAGAGGAGTTATATCAAGCAGCAATAAGACGAGATGATGGACTTTTTCCCTTTGAGAGAGATGGACCTAGTTACACCCCACCACTTCCTGGTTATGATCCTCCTGAAGGAAAATGCATTGATATCACCAAGGTGTATACACAGTGA
- the MRPL40 gene encoding large ribosomal subunit protein mL40 isoform X2, translated as MRVQPKKKKKVDIKREQAQKDRMKKKIRKLEKAAPEMIPIEDFITPPKYSDSSRVRSLPPLSFEETERRVLLMKKWSLYKQKQDEAEKKAIQTLVAAQQEALKELRLESEELYQAAIRRDDGLFPFERDGPSYTPPLPGYDPPEGKCIDITKVYTQ; from the exons ATGAG AGTACAacccaagaagaagaagaaagtagaTATAAAGAGAGAGCAAGCACAGAAGGATCGTATGAAGAAGAAGATAAGAAAATTGGAAAAAGCTGCCCCAGAAATGATTCCGATTGAGGATTTTATAACACCACCTAAATACTCGGATAGCAGCAG AGTGCGAAGTCTCCCTCCTCTGTCTTTTGAGGAGACTGAAAGAAGAGTTCTACTTATGAAAAAGTGGTCTCTGTATAAGCAGAAACAAGACGAGGCGGAGAAGAAAGCGATTCAGACTCTTGTAGCGGCTCAACAAGAGGCGTTAAAGGAACTGCGCCTTGAATCAGAGGAGTTATATCAAGCAGCAATAAGACGAGATGATGGACTTTTTCCCTTTGAGAGAGATGGACCTAGTTACACCCCACCACTTCCTGGTTATGATCCTCCTGAAGGAAAATGCATTGATATCACCAAGGTGTATACACAGTGA
- the C17H22orf39 gene encoding synaptic plasticity regulator PANTS isoform X3 yields the protein MAGGGAWRPPRSCEDYWAEWKHCRGLRHAFHHYYAHGELPSCGQWRADYGTCRAWERGAGAAAQELFSPTEVQAKRSRASACMIQPLFLNKDFFPDLLVLHTVGTRHHLRPATRENKSKLGLLLASAGGS from the exons ATGGCCGGCGGCGGGGCTTGGCGG CCGCCGCGGTCGTGCGAGGACTACTGGGCGGAGTGGAAGCACTGCCGGGGCCTGCGCCACGCCTTCCACCACTACTACGCGCACGGGGAGCTGCCGTCGTGCGGGCAGTGGCGGGCGGACTACGGCACCTGCCGCGCCTGGGAGaggggcgccggcgccgccgcgcag GAGCTCTTCTCACCAACTGAGGTGCAAGCAAAGAGATCTCGAGCTAGTGCATGCATGATCCAACCGCTCTTCCTCAACAAGGACTTCTTCCCTGACCTGCTGGTGTTACACACTGTTGGAACAAGGCACCACCTCAGGCCTGCCACCcgagaaaacaaaagcaagcttGGACTCCTCCTTGCCAGTGCAGGAGGATCATAA
- the C17H22orf39 gene encoding synaptic plasticity regulator PANTS isoform X1 — MAGGGAWRPPRSCEDYWAEWKHCRGLRHAFHHYYAHGELPSCGQWRADYGTCRAWERGAGAAAQEALCKSERSRVLEKQKYAPVWKRRESPPPDWYLPLDQDKPKSSSHQLRCKQRDLELVHA, encoded by the exons ATGGCCGGCGGCGGGGCTTGGCGG CCGCCGCGGTCGTGCGAGGACTACTGGGCGGAGTGGAAGCACTGCCGGGGCCTGCGCCACGCCTTCCACCACTACTACGCGCACGGGGAGCTGCCGTCGTGCGGGCAGTGGCGGGCGGACTACGGCACCTGCCGCGCCTGGGAGaggggcgccggcgccgccgcgcag GAAGCTTTGTGCAAGAGTGAGAGATCTCGagttctggaaaaacagaaatacgCTCCAGTGTGGAAGCGCAGGGAGAGCCCACCACCTGATTGGTATCTTCCACTTGACCAAGACAAACCAAA GAGCTCTTCTCACCAACTGAGGTGCAAGCAAAGAGATCTCGAGCTAGTGCATGCATGA
- the C17H22orf39 gene encoding synaptic plasticity regulator PANTS isoform X2 translates to MAGGGAWRPPRSCEDYWAEWKHCRGLRHAFHHYYAHGELPSCGQWRADYGTCRAWERGAGAAAQEALCKSERSRVLEKQKYAPVWKRRESPPPDWYLPLDQDKPK, encoded by the exons ATGGCCGGCGGCGGGGCTTGGCGG CCGCCGCGGTCGTGCGAGGACTACTGGGCGGAGTGGAAGCACTGCCGGGGCCTGCGCCACGCCTTCCACCACTACTACGCGCACGGGGAGCTGCCGTCGTGCGGGCAGTGGCGGGCGGACTACGGCACCTGCCGCGCCTGGGAGaggggcgccggcgccgccgcgcag GAAGCTTTGTGCAAGAGTGAGAGATCTCGagttctggaaaaacagaaatacgCTCCAGTGTGGAAGCGCAGGGAGAGCCCACCACCTGATTGGTATCTTCCACTTGACCAAGACAAACCAAAGTAA
- the UFD1 gene encoding ubiquitin recognition factor in ER-associated degradation protein 1 isoform X1 yields MGTLSPLLRIRGSDWANCSTYSEPPPIGLGKRSHRPCDWPIRGARSAVPALTAIPPSLARARRLHCYSATLTKTILARHDSVAYGRAARPKKLQQRRPPRRFSLLICLTIQSHGFSRTASQLSTVASQYPCLPDLMTVIMPPSALDQLSRLNITYPMLFKLTNKNSDRMTHCGVLEFVADEGICYLPHWMMQNLLLEEGGLVQVESVNLQVATYSKFQPQSPDFLDITNPKAVLENALRNFACLTTGDVIAINYNEKIYELRVMETKPDKAVSIIECDMNVDFDAPLGYKEPERSAQHEETADVEADHSGYVSDLGFRAFSGSGNRLDGKKKGVEPSPSPIKPGDIRRGIPNYDFKIGRITFIRNSRPLVKKVEEDESGSRFIAFSGEGQSLRKKGRKP; encoded by the exons ATGGGAACTCTCTCACCCCTCCTTCGCATTAGAGGATCGGATTGGGCTAACTGCTCAACCTATTCAGAGCCTCCGCCAATCGGATTGGGGAAACGGAGCCACCGCCCTTGCGATTGGCCAATCCGCGGAGCGAGAAGCGCCGTACCAGCGTTGACTGCCATTCCGCCATCTTTGGCGAGGGCAAGGCGCTTACATTGCTATTCAGCGACACTGACAAAGACCATTTTAGCACGCCATGACAGTGTTGCCTACGGAAGGGCTGCGCGGCCAAAAAAGCTTCAGCAACGCCGCCCACCGCGGCGCTT tTCTCTTTTAATATGTTTGACCATCCAATCCCACGGGTTTTCCAGAACCGCTTCTCAACTCAGTACCGTTGCTTCTCAGTATCCATGCTTGCCGGACCTAATGACAG TAATTATGCCACCGTCTGCTTTGGATCAACTCA GCCGACTTAATATTACTTACCCAATGTTGTTTAAGCTGACCAATAAAAATTCAGACCGAATGACGCACTGTGGAGTGCTTGAATTTGTGGCTGATGAGGGCATATGTTACCTTCCACACTGG ATGATGCAGAACTtgctgctggaggaaggaggccTGGTACAAGTGGAGAGTGTTAATCTTCAAGTTGCTACTTATTCAAAATTTCAGCCACAGAGTCCAGATTTTCTTGATATCACCAATCCCAAAGCTGT ATTAGAAAATGCGTTGAGAAACTTTGCTTGTCTAACTACTGGGGATGTTATTGCCATCAACTATAATGAAAAG ATCTATGAGCTCCGAGTAATGGAGACCAAACCTGATAAGGCTGTGTCCATCATAGAATGTGATATGAAT GTGGATTTTGACGCTCCTTTGGGATACAAAGAACCAGAAAGAAGTGCACAACATGAAGAGACCGCA gatGTTGAAGCAGATCACAGTGGATATGTGAGCGACCTAGGATTTCGT GCATTCTCTGGTTCTGGGAACAGATTGGATGGCAAGAAGAAAGGTGTTGAGCCTAGTCCATCGCCAATTAAACCGGGAGACATTCGAAG AGGAATACCCAACTATGACTTCAAGATTGGTAGAATCACATTCATTAGAAACTCACGTCCACTAGTTAAGAAAGTTGAAGAG GATGAATCTGGAAGCCGATTTATTGCCTTTTCAGGAGAAGGCCAATCCCTGcgcaaaaagggaagaaaaccatAA
- the UFD1 gene encoding ubiquitin recognition factor in ER-associated degradation protein 1 isoform X3 — protein MFDHPIPRVFQNRFSTQYRCFSVSMLAGPNDRSDVEKGGKIIMPPSALDQLSRLNITYPMLFKLTNKNSDRMTHCGVLEFVADEGICYLPHWMMQNLLLEEGGLVQVESVNLQVATYSKFQPQSPDFLDITNPKAVLENALRNFACLTTGDVIAINYNEKIYELRVMETKPDKAVSIIECDMNVDFDAPLGYKEPERSAQHEETADVEADHSGYVSDLGFRAFSGSGNRLDGKKKGVEPSPSPIKPGDIRRGIPNYDFKIGRITFIRNSRPLVKKVEEDESGSRFIAFSGEGQSLRKKGRKP, from the exons ATGTTTGACCATCCAATCCCACGGGTTTTCCAGAACCGCTTCTCAACTCAGTACCGTTGCTTCTCAGTATCCATGCTTGCCGGACCTAATGACAGGTCAGATGTGGAGAAAGGCGGGAAGA TAATTATGCCACCGTCTGCTTTGGATCAACTCA GCCGACTTAATATTACTTACCCAATGTTGTTTAAGCTGACCAATAAAAATTCAGACCGAATGACGCACTGTGGAGTGCTTGAATTTGTGGCTGATGAGGGCATATGTTACCTTCCACACTGG ATGATGCAGAACTtgctgctggaggaaggaggccTGGTACAAGTGGAGAGTGTTAATCTTCAAGTTGCTACTTATTCAAAATTTCAGCCACAGAGTCCAGATTTTCTTGATATCACCAATCCCAAAGCTGT ATTAGAAAATGCGTTGAGAAACTTTGCTTGTCTAACTACTGGGGATGTTATTGCCATCAACTATAATGAAAAG ATCTATGAGCTCCGAGTAATGGAGACCAAACCTGATAAGGCTGTGTCCATCATAGAATGTGATATGAAT GTGGATTTTGACGCTCCTTTGGGATACAAAGAACCAGAAAGAAGTGCACAACATGAAGAGACCGCA gatGTTGAAGCAGATCACAGTGGATATGTGAGCGACCTAGGATTTCGT GCATTCTCTGGTTCTGGGAACAGATTGGATGGCAAGAAGAAAGGTGTTGAGCCTAGTCCATCGCCAATTAAACCGGGAGACATTCGAAG AGGAATACCCAACTATGACTTCAAGATTGGTAGAATCACATTCATTAGAAACTCACGTCCACTAGTTAAGAAAGTTGAAGAG GATGAATCTGGAAGCCGATTTATTGCCTTTTCAGGAGAAGGCCAATCCCTGcgcaaaaagggaagaaaaccatAA
- the UFD1 gene encoding ubiquitin recognition factor in ER-associated degradation protein 1 isoform X2, whose translation MFSFNMFDHPIPRVFQNRFSTQYRCFSVSMLAGPNDRSDVEKGGKIIMPPSALDQLSRLNITYPMLFKLTNKNSDRMTHCGVLEFVADEGICYLPHWMMQNLLLEEGGLVQVESVNLQVATYSKFQPQSPDFLDITNPKAVLENALRNFACLTTGDVIAINYNEKIYELRVMETKPDKAVSIIECDMNVDFDAPLGYKEPERSAQHEETADVEADHSGYVSDLGFRAFSGSGNRLDGKKKGVEPSPSPIKPGDIRRGIPNYDFKIGRITFIRNSRPLVKKVEEDESGSRFIAFSGEGQSLRKKGRKP comes from the exons ATG tTCTCTTTTAATATGTTTGACCATCCAATCCCACGGGTTTTCCAGAACCGCTTCTCAACTCAGTACCGTTGCTTCTCAGTATCCATGCTTGCCGGACCTAATGACAGGTCAGATGTGGAGAAAGGCGGGAAGA TAATTATGCCACCGTCTGCTTTGGATCAACTCA GCCGACTTAATATTACTTACCCAATGTTGTTTAAGCTGACCAATAAAAATTCAGACCGAATGACGCACTGTGGAGTGCTTGAATTTGTGGCTGATGAGGGCATATGTTACCTTCCACACTGG ATGATGCAGAACTtgctgctggaggaaggaggccTGGTACAAGTGGAGAGTGTTAATCTTCAAGTTGCTACTTATTCAAAATTTCAGCCACAGAGTCCAGATTTTCTTGATATCACCAATCCCAAAGCTGT ATTAGAAAATGCGTTGAGAAACTTTGCTTGTCTAACTACTGGGGATGTTATTGCCATCAACTATAATGAAAAG ATCTATGAGCTCCGAGTAATGGAGACCAAACCTGATAAGGCTGTGTCCATCATAGAATGTGATATGAAT GTGGATTTTGACGCTCCTTTGGGATACAAAGAACCAGAAAGAAGTGCACAACATGAAGAGACCGCA gatGTTGAAGCAGATCACAGTGGATATGTGAGCGACCTAGGATTTCGT GCATTCTCTGGTTCTGGGAACAGATTGGATGGCAAGAAGAAAGGTGTTGAGCCTAGTCCATCGCCAATTAAACCGGGAGACATTCGAAG AGGAATACCCAACTATGACTTCAAGATTGGTAGAATCACATTCATTAGAAACTCACGTCCACTAGTTAAGAAAGTTGAAGAG GATGAATCTGGAAGCCGATTTATTGCCTTTTCAGGAGAAGGCCAATCCCTGcgcaaaaagggaagaaaaccatAA